The genomic DNA CGCGCCGCCAGCTCACAGGGTCCACGCCATGCCAGAAATCTCTGAAGTCATTCCCAAGCCGCAGCAGGCCGATCCCGTCGGGCCCGCGAAGGAGGGCGAGTTCATCAAATTCCCGGGCTCTCCCTTCGAGCTGTACCAGCCCTATCCGCCCGCGGGGGACCAGCCCGCGGCGATCGCGGGGCTGGTCGAGGGCGTCCAGGACGGCGAGGTGTTCCAGACCTTGCTGGGCGTGACCGGCTCGGGCAAGACCTTCACCATGGCCAACGTGATCGCACGGCTGGGCCGGCCGGCCATCGTGTTCGCGCCCAACAAGACGCTGGCGGCGCAGCTCTACAGCGAATTCCGCGAGTTCTTCCCGAAGAACGCCGTCGAGTATTTCGTCAGCTATTACGACTACTACCAGCCCGAGGCCTACGTGCCGCAGCGCGACCTGTTCATCGAGAAGGACAGCTCGATCAACGAGCACATCGAGCAGATGCGCCTGTCGGCTACCAAGAGCGTGCTGGAGCGGCGCGATACCGTGATCGTGGCCACCGTGAGCGCCATCTACGGCATCGGCACGCCCGAGGACTACACGCAGATGCGTTTCATCATGCGCACGGGCGACAAGGTCGGCCAGCGCGACGTGATCGGCCGGCTGATCCGCATGCAGTACACGCGCAACGAACAGGATTTTTCGCGCGGGACCTTTCGCGTGCGCGGCGACACCATCGATGTCTTTCCGGCCGAGCACAGCGAGCTGGCGATCCGCATCGAATTGTTCGACGACGAGATCGAAACGCTGCAGCTCTTCGACCCGCTCACGGGGCGCATCCGTCAGAAGATTCCGCGCTTCACGGTCTATCCGTCGAGCCATTACGTGACGCCGCGCGACAAGGTGCTGGCCGCGGTCGACACCATCAAGATCGAACTCGGCGAGCGGCTCAAGGAATTCGTCGGGCAGGGCAAGCTGGTCGAGGCACAGCGGCTGGAGCAGCGCACGCGCTTCGATCTCGAGATGCTGGCCGAGATCGGGCACTGCAAGGGCATCGAGAACTATACGCGCCACCTGTCGGGCGCAGCGCCCGGCGATCCGCCGGCGACGCTGACCGACTACCTGCCGAAGGACGCGCTCATGTTCCTCGACGAGAGCCACCAGATGATCGGCCAGCTCAACGGCATGTACAGCGGCGACCGGGCGCGCAAGACCACGCTGGTCGAATACGGCTTCCGGCTGCCTTCGGCGCTCGACAACCGGCCGCTGAAGTTCGATGAATTCGAGACGCGCATGCGCCAGGCGATCTTCGTGTCGGCCACGCCGGCGCAGTACGAGAAAGACCATGCGGGCAACGTCGTCGAACAATTGGTCCGGCCCACCGGGCTGATCGATCCCGAGGTCGAGGTGCGGCCGGCCACGCACCAGGTGGACGACGTGCTGCAGGAGATCCGCATGCGGGTCGACAAGCACGAGCGCGTGCTGATCACCACCCTCACCAAGCGCATGGCCGAGCAGCTGACCGACTACCTGGGCGACAATGGCGTCAAGGTGCGCTACCTGCACAGCGACATCGACACGGTGGAGCGGGTCGAGATCCTGCGCGATCTGCGGCTCGGCA from Variovorax sp. PBL-E5 includes the following:
- the uvrB gene encoding excinuclease ABC subunit UvrB, which codes for MPEISEVIPKPQQADPVGPAKEGEFIKFPGSPFELYQPYPPAGDQPAAIAGLVEGVQDGEVFQTLLGVTGSGKTFTMANVIARLGRPAIVFAPNKTLAAQLYSEFREFFPKNAVEYFVSYYDYYQPEAYVPQRDLFIEKDSSINEHIEQMRLSATKSVLERRDTVIVATVSAIYGIGTPEDYTQMRFIMRTGDKVGQRDVIGRLIRMQYTRNEQDFSRGTFRVRGDTIDVFPAEHSELAIRIELFDDEIETLQLFDPLTGRIRQKIPRFTVYPSSHYVTPRDKVLAAVDTIKIELGERLKEFVGQGKLVEAQRLEQRTRFDLEMLAEIGHCKGIENYTRHLSGAAPGDPPATLTDYLPKDALMFLDESHQMIGQLNGMYSGDRARKTTLVEYGFRLPSALDNRPLKFDEFETRMRQAIFVSATPAQYEKDHAGNVVEQLVRPTGLIDPEVEVRPATHQVDDVLQEIRMRVDKHERVLITTLTKRMAEQLTDYLGDNGVKVRYLHSDIDTVERVEILRDLRLGTFDVLVGINLLREGLDIPEVSLVAILDADKEGFLRAERSLIQTIGRAARNLNGKAILYADRMTDSMKKAIDETERRRAKQIAHNEANGITPRSIVKQVRDLIDGVYSEKTNKENAKLELERARVEDMSEKDISREIKRLEKLMLEHARNLEFEKAARVRDQLALLREQAFGASVHDNIAIPPPGDATA